A window from Mesorhizobium sp. WSM2240 encodes these proteins:
- the ugpC gene encoding sn-glycerol-3-phosphate ABC transporter ATP-binding protein UgpC: MAFLEIRNLEKTFGNVKVLKGIDLDVEEGGFLVLVGPSGCGKSTLLNSIAGLETITGGSISIGGRVVDRLHPSQRDIAMVFQSYALYPNMTVAQNIAFGMEIRGVPKPERDKAIGQVADMLQIGHLLDRRPSQLSGGQRQRVAIGRALVRDPQVFLFDEPLSNLDAKLRVDMRTEIKRLHQRMGTTIVYVTHDQIEAMTLATKIAVLKDGLLQQSGTPAEIYNNPANLFVADFMGSPAMNLVPVTIGSNGPAVSISTARNGSEPLVLAIPNPPAGLAAHAGREAIFGIRPEALTDRDGADRNAKHLAEGECLIEVVEPAGSDTFAVTRLGDRQVTARLRADANVAAGETARLVFNLDKAVFFDPESGQRIV; this comes from the coding sequence ATGGCATTCCTGGAAATCCGCAATCTCGAAAAGACCTTCGGCAATGTGAAGGTGCTGAAGGGTATCGACCTCGACGTCGAGGAGGGCGGCTTTCTGGTGCTGGTCGGGCCGTCCGGCTGCGGGAAGTCGACGCTGCTCAATTCGATCGCCGGTCTTGAAACCATCACCGGAGGCTCGATCAGCATTGGCGGGCGCGTGGTCGATCGGCTGCACCCGTCCCAGCGCGATATCGCCATGGTGTTCCAGTCCTACGCGCTCTATCCCAACATGACTGTGGCGCAGAACATCGCCTTCGGCATGGAGATACGCGGCGTCCCAAAACCCGAGCGCGACAAGGCGATAGGCCAGGTGGCCGACATGCTGCAGATCGGCCATTTGCTCGATCGCCGGCCGAGCCAGCTTTCCGGCGGCCAGCGCCAGCGCGTCGCGATCGGCCGGGCGCTGGTGCGCGACCCGCAGGTTTTTCTATTCGACGAGCCGCTGTCTAACCTCGACGCCAAACTGCGCGTCGATATGCGCACCGAGATCAAGCGCCTGCACCAGCGCATGGGAACCACCATCGTGTATGTCACCCATGATCAGATCGAGGCGATGACCCTAGCGACCAAGATCGCGGTGCTGAAGGACGGGCTGTTGCAGCAGTCCGGTACTCCGGCCGAGATCTACAACAATCCGGCCAACCTGTTTGTCGCCGATTTCATGGGCTCACCGGCCATGAACCTGGTTCCGGTAACAATCGGAAGCAACGGACCCGCCGTCTCGATCTCGACAGCGCGCAATGGCAGCGAGCCGCTGGTGCTCGCCATTCCCAATCCGCCGGCCGGGCTTGCCGCGCATGCCGGGCGCGAGGCGATCTTCGGCATCCGGCCGGAAGCGTTGACCGACCGCGACGGAGCCGACCGCAACGCGAAGCATTTGGCCGAGGGTGAATGCCTGATCGAGGTGGTCGAGCCGGCCGGTTCCGACACTTTCGCCGTCACCCGCCTGGGTGACAGGCAGGTCACGGCGCGGCTTCGCGCCGACGCCAATGTCGCGGCCGGCGAGACGGCGCGGCTGGTCTTCAACCTCGACAAGGCCGTGTTCTTCGATCCCGAAAGCGGCCAGCGCATCGTCTGA
- a CDS encoding TerC family protein, which produces MEIFTAAGFAALLQVIAIDLVLAGDNAIVIGLAAAGLPAEQRRKAIVVGILAATVLRIFFALITQQLLQIGPILLIGGGILLLYVCWKMWRELRTTYKEEEEATEALSDIDYDRSGAVAGGAPRKTFAQAAWQIVIADVSMSLDNVLAVAGAAMDHPTVLIIGLALSIALMGFAATFIARLLHKHRWIAYVGLAVILYVAIEMTLKGAYGQWPEHLSFLNAWFGAPGQMGH; this is translated from the coding sequence ATGGAAATCTTCACTGCCGCCGGCTTCGCGGCGCTCCTTCAGGTCATCGCGATCGATCTCGTTCTCGCCGGCGACAACGCCATCGTCATCGGACTTGCGGCGGCCGGACTGCCGGCCGAACAACGCAGGAAGGCCATTGTCGTCGGCATTCTCGCGGCCACTGTTTTGCGTATTTTTTTCGCGTTGATCACGCAGCAGCTCCTCCAAATCGGGCCGATCCTGCTCATCGGCGGCGGCATCTTGCTGCTCTACGTCTGCTGGAAGATGTGGCGCGAGCTCAGGACCACGTACAAGGAAGAGGAAGAGGCGACCGAAGCGCTGTCGGACATCGACTACGATAGGAGCGGAGCAGTAGCAGGAGGCGCCCCGCGCAAGACCTTCGCGCAGGCTGCTTGGCAGATCGTCATTGCTGACGTATCCATGTCGCTCGACAACGTGCTGGCGGTTGCCGGCGCGGCGATGGACCACCCGACCGTGCTCATCATCGGGCTCGCGCTCTCGATCGCGCTGATGGGCTTTGCGGCCACCTTCATCGCAAGGCTACTGCACAAGCACCGCTGGATCGCCTATGTCGGCCTCGCGGTCATTCTTTACGTCGCCATCGAGATGACACTGAAGGGCGCCTATGGCCAATGGCCAGAGCATCTCTCTTTCCTGAACGCGTGGTTCGGCGCGCCGGGGCAGATGGGCCACTGA
- a CDS encoding PIN domain-containing protein, whose translation MPVFLDTNILLYSVSSDLGESTKREKALLLLDRNDCALSVQVLQEFYVQATRPSRPGALSHALAEDFITTWTRFPIQDNTLALFQDALQIKTLSGFSFWDCSVIAAARAQNCQELMTEDLAHDREIAGVRIVNPFL comes from the coding sequence GTGCCGGTTTTTCTCGACACCAATATTCTGCTTTACTCCGTGAGCTCTGACCTGGGCGAATCCACGAAACGAGAGAAGGCGCTGTTGTTGCTCGATCGCAACGACTGCGCATTGTCGGTCCAAGTGCTGCAGGAGTTCTACGTGCAGGCAACGCGGCCGTCCCGCCCGGGCGCCTTATCTCACGCGTTGGCGGAGGACTTCATAACCACCTGGACACGCTTCCCCATTCAGGACAATACGCTCGCACTCTTTCAGGACGCGCTCCAGATCAAGACCCTTTCGGGCTTCTCGTTCTGGGATTGCTCGGTCATTGCTGCCGCCCGCGCACAAAACTGCCAAGAACTCATGACGGAAGATCTTGCCCACGATCGTGAGATTGCGGGCGTGCGGATCGTCAATCCGTTCCTCTAG
- a CDS encoding LacI family transcriptional regulator, whose product MDSGERLGKNGDEAVGKPTLRTIAELTGLAVTTVSRALGGAPQIALETREKVQRVAADIGYFPDRAAQRLRTGRTNVITLVLDPHDEILGFGTSLVSGLTAALRNTPYHLVITPHFANVPSIDPVRHIMRNRMADGIVFSRTEPFDERVKLLIENGFPFICHGRTELAAPHPYVDFDNFAFAYEATRRLIEKGRRRLAIVLPPRRFTFFQHIQYGFMTAVREKGMEFEVADGIDLDSPAAEIHAHVARRAGEPDPPDGYVCCGEVSALAVMAALSDRGLTPGSDVGIVAKQTSGLFNLIRPQVDTIYEDVAEAGLQMGRLLLARIANRPARELQVVHQPKLQFVED is encoded by the coding sequence ATGGACAGCGGCGAAAGGCTCGGCAAAAACGGCGACGAGGCCGTGGGAAAGCCGACGCTGCGTACGATCGCCGAGCTCACAGGGCTTGCGGTCACCACCGTCTCGCGCGCCCTCGGCGGTGCGCCACAGATCGCGCTGGAAACGCGCGAAAAAGTGCAGCGCGTGGCGGCCGATATAGGCTATTTCCCCGATCGCGCGGCACAGCGCCTGCGTACCGGACGAACCAATGTGATCACGCTGGTTCTCGATCCGCACGACGAGATCCTCGGCTTCGGCACTTCGCTGGTCAGCGGCCTGACCGCGGCGCTGCGCAATACGCCCTACCACCTCGTCATCACCCCGCATTTCGCCAATGTGCCGAGCATCGACCCGGTTCGCCACATCATGCGCAACCGTATGGCCGACGGCATCGTGTTCTCGCGCACCGAACCGTTCGACGAACGTGTGAAGCTGCTCATTGAGAACGGCTTCCCGTTCATCTGCCACGGCCGCACCGAGCTTGCCGCACCGCATCCTTACGTGGATTTCGACAATTTCGCCTTCGCCTACGAGGCGACGCGGCGTCTGATAGAAAAGGGGCGGAGGCGGCTGGCAATCGTGTTGCCGCCGCGCCGCTTTACCTTCTTCCAGCACATCCAGTACGGCTTCATGACAGCCGTGCGCGAGAAGGGGATGGAATTCGAGGTGGCGGACGGGATCGATCTCGACAGCCCGGCGGCGGAAATCCATGCCCATGTCGCTCGCCGCGCGGGTGAACCGGACCCGCCGGACGGCTATGTCTGCTGCGGCGAGGTCTCGGCGCTTGCGGTTATGGCGGCGCTGAGCGATCGCGGCCTGACGCCCGGCAGTGACGTAGGAATCGTCGCCAAGCAGACTTCTGGCCTGTTCAACCTGATCAGGCCTCAGGTCGACACGATCTATGAGGATGTCGCAGAAGCCGGATTGCAAATGGGGCGGCTTTTGCTTGCGCGAATTGCCAATCGTCCTGCGCGCGAACTGCAGGTTGTACACCAGCCGAAATTGCAGTTCGTCGAAGACTGA
- a CDS encoding sugar ABC transporter permease encodes MLIRNRLQDAVPRLVLAPSFAAILLFVYGFILYTGFLSLTDSKMLPSYGFVGLENYRKLWALPHWWRALTNLGIFGSLYIIICSVLGLFLAILLDQKIRAEGFLRPIYLYPMALSFIVTGTAWKWFLDPGIGLQNTMHLWGWESFAFTWIKDRNLAIYCVVIAAVWQSSGFVMAMFLAGLRGVDNEIIKAAQIDGASTVTIYRRIIIPLMRPVFLSAFVVLAHLAIKSYDLVVALTGGGPGQATELPATFMYSYTFTRNSMGIGASSAIIMLVMIFSIIIPYLYSELRGGPRA; translated from the coding sequence ATGCTGATACGCAATCGATTGCAGGATGCCGTGCCGCGGCTGGTGCTCGCGCCGAGCTTCGCCGCCATCCTGCTCTTCGTCTACGGCTTCATCCTCTACACCGGCTTTCTGTCGCTGACCGATTCCAAGATGCTGCCGTCCTACGGTTTCGTCGGCCTCGAGAATTACAGGAAACTGTGGGCGCTGCCGCATTGGTGGCGGGCGCTGACCAATCTCGGCATATTCGGCTCGCTCTACATAATCATCTGCTCGGTGCTCGGCCTGTTCCTGGCGATCCTGCTCGACCAGAAGATCCGTGCCGAAGGTTTCCTTCGGCCGATCTATCTCTATCCGATGGCGCTCTCCTTCATCGTCACCGGCACGGCCTGGAAATGGTTCCTGGATCCCGGCATCGGCCTTCAGAACACCATGCATCTCTGGGGTTGGGAAAGTTTTGCCTTCACCTGGATCAAGGATCGCAACCTGGCGATCTACTGCGTCGTCATCGCCGCGGTCTGGCAATCGTCGGGTTTCGTCATGGCAATGTTCCTCGCCGGCCTGCGCGGGGTCGACAACGAGATCATCAAGGCGGCGCAGATCGACGGCGCATCGACCGTCACCATCTACCGCCGCATCATCATTCCGCTGATGCGGCCGGTCTTCCTGTCGGCCTTTGTTGTGCTTGCCCACCTCGCCATCAAATCCTACGACCTCGTCGTGGCGCTGACCGGCGGCGGGCCGGGGCAGGCGACCGAATTGCCTGCCACCTTCATGTATTCCTACACCTTCACCCGCAATTCCATGGGCATCGGCGCCTCGTCGGCGATCATCATGCTTGTCATGATCTTCTCGATCATCATCCCCTACCTCTATTCCGAATTGAGGGGAGGGCCGCGCGCATGA
- a CDS encoding carbohydrate ABC transporter permease has translation MSAPSPDNAANIDRLARGLIYIALILFAIYYLLPLYVMVVNSVKPLDEIRNGNMLALPSGLTFEPWFTAWSTAQIGVQATGLKPYFMNSILMVVPAVAISTLLGALNGFVLTKWRFRGDNLVFGLMLLACFIPFQIALIPAARILGLLGIAGTTQGLVLIHVVYGLGFTTLFFRNYYAAFPTELVKAAQIDGASFFQIFRRILLPSSGPIIVVTVIWQFTNIWNDFLFGASFGDFDSQPMTVALNNLVSSSTGVKEYNVHFAGAILAALPTLVVYVVSGRYFVRGLMAGAVKG, from the coding sequence ATGAGTGCTCCTTCGCCGGACAATGCCGCCAACATCGACAGGCTGGCGCGCGGGCTGATCTACATCGCGCTGATCCTCTTCGCGATCTACTACCTGCTGCCGCTCTACGTGATGGTGGTGAATTCGGTGAAGCCGCTCGACGAGATACGGAACGGCAACATGCTGGCGCTGCCGAGTGGGCTGACCTTCGAACCGTGGTTCACCGCCTGGTCGACCGCGCAGATCGGCGTGCAGGCGACCGGCCTCAAACCCTATTTCATGAACTCGATACTGATGGTCGTTCCCGCCGTCGCGATCTCGACGCTTCTCGGTGCGCTGAACGGCTTCGTGCTGACCAAATGGCGTTTCCGCGGCGACAATCTGGTCTTCGGCCTGATGCTGCTCGCCTGCTTCATCCCGTTCCAGATCGCGCTAATTCCGGCTGCCCGAATTCTTGGTTTGCTCGGCATCGCCGGCACGACACAGGGGTTGGTGCTCATCCACGTCGTCTACGGTCTTGGCTTCACCACCCTTTTCTTCCGCAATTATTACGCGGCTTTCCCGACTGAACTTGTCAAGGCTGCGCAGATCGACGGAGCCAGCTTCTTCCAGATCTTCCGGCGCATCCTTCTGCCTTCGTCGGGGCCGATCATCGTCGTCACCGTGATCTGGCAATTCACCAACATCTGGAACGACTTCCTGTTCGGAGCATCCTTCGGCGATTTCGACTCGCAACCGATGACCGTGGCGCTGAACAACCTTGTCTCCTCGTCGACCGGTGTGAAGGAATACAATGTTCATTTTGCCGGTGCGATCCTGGCGGCACTGCCGACGCTGGTCGTCTATGTGGTGTCCGGGCGGTATTTCGTGCGCGGCCTCATGGCCGGCGCAGTGAAGGGTTAG
- a CDS encoding ABC transporter substrate-binding protein, which produces MLTKLAAGAALIALTAGAAKAADNVEVLHWWTSGGEAAALEVLKKDLESKGVAWSDMPVAGGGGEAAMTALRARVTAGNPPTAVQALGFDITDWANQGVVGDLSEVAAAEGWDEVIPTALQNFSKHDGKWIAAPVNVHSTNWVWISKKALDAAGGKEPQNWDELIALLDKFKENGITPVAHGGQPWQDATIFDAVVLSLGNDFYKASMIDLDPAALGGDKMKEAFGRMEKLRSYVDDNFSGRDWNLASAMVIEGKAGLQFMGDWAKGEFLKANQKPGTDFVCIRFPGTQGAVTFNSDQFMMFKVGEDSKKAQLAMASAIEDPVFQSAFNVVKGSVPARTDVPNTDFDDCGKKGMADLAEANANGSLFGSMAHGHSAPAAVKNAMYDVITRHFNGDLSTDEAPAELAAAVAAAQ; this is translated from the coding sequence ATGCTCACGAAACTCGCCGCGGGCGCGGCGCTGATCGCGTTGACCGCCGGCGCCGCCAAGGCGGCCGACAATGTCGAGGTCCTGCACTGGTGGACCTCGGGCGGCGAAGCCGCCGCGCTCGAGGTCCTGAAGAAGGATCTCGAATCCAAGGGCGTCGCCTGGTCCGACATGCCGGTCGCCGGCGGCGGCGGCGAGGCCGCCATGACCGCGCTGCGCGCCCGCGTCACCGCCGGCAATCCGCCGACCGCCGTGCAGGCGCTGGGCTTCGACATCACCGACTGGGCCAATCAGGGCGTCGTGGGCGATCTGAGCGAGGTCGCCGCCGCCGAAGGCTGGGACGAAGTCATCCCGACCGCGCTGCAGAACTTCTCCAAGCATGACGGCAAGTGGATCGCAGCGCCCGTCAATGTGCACTCCACCAATTGGGTCTGGATTTCGAAGAAGGCCCTCGACGCGGCAGGCGGCAAGGAGCCGCAGAACTGGGACGAACTCATCGCGCTCCTCGACAAGTTCAAGGAAAACGGCATCACGCCGGTCGCGCATGGCGGCCAGCCCTGGCAGGATGCGACCATCTTCGACGCCGTCGTGCTGTCGCTCGGCAATGACTTCTACAAGGCTTCGATGATCGACCTCGATCCCGCCGCGCTCGGCGGCGACAAGATGAAGGAAGCCTTCGGCCGCATGGAGAAGCTGCGGTCCTATGTCGACGACAACTTCTCCGGCCGCGACTGGAATCTCGCTTCCGCGATGGTCATCGAAGGCAAGGCCGGGCTGCAGTTCATGGGCGACTGGGCCAAGGGCGAATTCCTCAAGGCCAATCAGAAGCCGGGCACGGACTTCGTCTGCATCCGCTTCCCCGGCACGCAAGGGGCGGTCACCTTCAACTCCGACCAGTTCATGATGTTCAAGGTCGGCGAGGACAGCAAAAAGGCGCAGCTCGCAATGGCTTCGGCCATCGAGGACCCTGTCTTCCAGTCTGCCTTCAACGTAGTCAAAGGTTCGGTTCCGGCACGCACCGACGTGCCCAACACCGATTTCGACGATTGCGGCAAGAAAGGCATGGCTGACCTCGCGGAAGCCAATGCCAACGGTTCGCTGTTCGGTTCGATGGCGCATGGCCACTCGGCCCCGGCCGCAGTGAAAAACGCCATGTATGACGTCATCACCCGTCACTTCAACGGCGACCTCTCGACTGACGAGGCGCCGGCTGAACTCGCAGCCGCGGTCGCGGCGGCTCAGTAA
- a CDS encoding ABC transporter permease yields MFESILITIATAATPLLIASLGELVVERSGVLNLGVEGMMIMGAVTGFGVTLATGSPWLGILAAIAVGALFSLLFGFLTLTLVTNQVATGLALTLLGLGLSGMLGEGFVGQPGIKLGNLYIPVLSDLPVIGRLIFGQDPVFYLSILLTVGVAWFLFRTRAGLTLRSVGDNHGSAHALGINVIGIRYLAVMFGGACAGLAGAYLSLVYTPQWIENMTAGRGWIALALVVFASWRPWRVLAGAYLFGAVSIGQLHAQALGIGVPSQLLSSLPYLATIVVLVLISRNKRLTMVNTPASLGRPFVPDR; encoded by the coding sequence ATGTTTGAATCCATTCTCATAACCATCGCGACGGCCGCCACACCGCTGCTCATCGCATCCCTTGGCGAACTGGTGGTGGAGCGTTCCGGCGTACTCAACCTCGGCGTCGAAGGCATGATGATCATGGGCGCCGTCACCGGCTTCGGCGTGACGCTCGCCACCGGCTCGCCCTGGCTCGGCATTCTCGCCGCCATCGCGGTCGGCGCGCTGTTTTCGCTGCTGTTCGGTTTCCTGACGCTGACGCTGGTGACCAACCAGGTGGCAACGGGCTTGGCGTTGACGCTGCTCGGCCTCGGCCTTTCCGGCATGCTCGGCGAAGGCTTCGTCGGCCAGCCTGGCATCAAGCTCGGCAACCTTTACATCCCGGTCCTGTCGGATTTGCCGGTGATCGGGAGACTGATCTTCGGCCAGGATCCGGTATTCTACCTGTCGATCCTGCTGACCGTCGGCGTCGCCTGGTTCCTGTTCCGCACCCGCGCCGGCCTGACGCTGCGCTCGGTCGGAGACAATCACGGCTCCGCGCATGCGCTCGGCATCAACGTCATCGGCATACGTTATCTGGCTGTAATGTTCGGTGGGGCCTGCGCCGGCCTGGCTGGCGCCTATCTGTCGCTGGTCTATACGCCGCAGTGGATCGAGAACATGACCGCCGGGCGCGGCTGGATCGCGCTTGCGCTGGTGGTGTTCGCATCGTGGCGGCCGTGGCGCGTGCTTGCCGGCGCCTATCTCTTTGGCGCGGTTTCGATCGGCCAGCTTCACGCGCAGGCGCTGGGGATAGGCGTGCCTTCGCAGCTACTTTCTTCGCTTCCCTATCTGGCGACCATTGTCGTGCTTGTTCTAATCTCACGCAACAAGCGGCTGACAATGGTGAACACACCGGCTTCTCTGGGGCGGCCGTTTGTGCCAGATCGCTAA
- a CDS encoding MucR family transcriptional regulator: MQENDISALELTASIVSAYVSKNSVPVAGLPDLVASVHASLQKLAGSPEPEPAPLTPAVPIKKSVTPDYIISLEDGRKFKSLKRHLSAHYGMTPDEYRAKWNLPSDYPMVAPNYAATRSALAKTMGLGRKPGAKAAPKAKPATGAKRGRPKKAS, encoded by the coding sequence TTGCAAGAAAACGATATTTCAGCCCTCGAGCTGACGGCCTCGATCGTATCGGCCTATGTTTCGAAGAACAGCGTTCCCGTCGCCGGCCTGCCGGATCTCGTGGCGAGCGTGCATGCTTCACTGCAGAAACTTGCGGGTTCGCCAGAACCTGAGCCGGCGCCCTTGACGCCAGCCGTGCCGATAAAGAAATCGGTGACGCCGGACTATATCATCTCGCTCGAGGACGGACGTAAGTTCAAGTCGCTGAAGCGCCATCTCAGCGCCCATTACGGCATGACGCCGGACGAATACCGGGCGAAATGGAACCTGCCGAGCGATTATCCGATGGTCGCGCCGAACTACGCCGCCACCCGCTCGGCCTTGGCAAAGACAATGGGCCTCGGCCGCAAGCCCGGTGCGAAGGCAGCTCCGAAGGCCAAGCCGGCCACCGGTGCGAAGCGCGGACGTCCGAAAAAGGCGTCCTGA
- a CDS encoding DUF6364 family protein, producing MKNITVSIDDETYRRARIKAAENDTSVSAMVRDYLAQLANTETEFERLKRKEAGLRLKVRGFSASDRLSRDEVHERNR from the coding sequence ATGAAAAATATCACAGTTTCCATCGACGATGAAACCTACCGGCGCGCGCGGATCAAGGCAGCGGAGAATGACACATCCGTCTCCGCAATGGTTCGCGACTACCTCGCGCAGTTGGCGAACACCGAAACGGAGTTTGAGAGGCTCAAACGCAAGGAAGCGGGATTGAGATTGAAAGTCAGAGGGTTTAGCGCTTCCGATCGCCTGTCGCGCGACGAAGTTCACGAACGAAACCGCTGA
- the rimO gene encoding 30S ribosomal protein S12 methylthiotransferase RimO, with translation MSASAPRVSFVSLGCPKALVDSERIITRLRAEGYEIARKHDGADLVVVNTCGFLDSARDESLAAIGSAMSENGKVIVTGCLGAEPEVIREKHPNVLAITGPQAYESVMAAVHEAAPPTHEPFIDLLPPQGVKLTPRHYAYLKISEGCNNRCTFCIIPALRGDLVSRPAGDVLREAERLAKAGVKEILVISQDTSAYGIDIKYQTSLFQEREVRAKFLDLSRELGELGVWVRMHYVYPYPHVAEVIPLMAEGKILPYLDIPFQHASPQVLKNMRRPAHGEKTLERIRGWRETCPDLAIRSTFIVGFPGETDEDFEMLLDWLDEAKIDRAGCFKYEPVKGARSNDLGLAQVPQEVKEARWHRFMQRQQKISAARLQKKVGKRLPVIIDEAHGLSAKGRTKYDAPEIDGSVHIQSRRPLRAGDIVTVKVERTDAYDLYGSAV, from the coding sequence ATGTCCGCATCCGCTCCACGCGTCAGTTTCGTCAGCCTCGGATGCCCGAAGGCGCTCGTGGATTCCGAGCGCATCATTACAAGGCTGCGCGCCGAGGGATACGAGATCGCGCGCAAGCACGACGGCGCTGACCTCGTCGTCGTCAACACCTGCGGTTTCCTCGATTCAGCGCGCGACGAGTCACTCGCAGCAATCGGATCGGCCATGTCGGAAAACGGCAAGGTCATCGTCACCGGATGCCTCGGGGCAGAGCCGGAAGTGATCCGCGAAAAGCATCCCAATGTGCTCGCCATCACCGGACCGCAGGCCTATGAGAGCGTGATGGCCGCCGTTCACGAAGCCGCGCCCCCGACGCATGAGCCTTTCATCGATCTTCTGCCGCCGCAGGGCGTGAAACTGACGCCGCGCCACTATGCCTATCTGAAGATATCTGAAGGCTGCAACAACCGCTGCACCTTCTGCATTATCCCGGCGCTTCGCGGCGACCTCGTCTCGCGACCGGCCGGCGACGTGCTGCGTGAAGCCGAAAGACTGGCCAAGGCCGGCGTCAAGGAGATCCTGGTCATCTCTCAGGACACCAGCGCCTACGGTATCGACATCAAATACCAGACCAGCCTGTTCCAGGAGCGCGAGGTGCGCGCCAAATTCCTCGATCTGTCCAGGGAGTTGGGTGAACTCGGCGTCTGGGTGCGCATGCACTATGTCTATCCCTACCCGCATGTCGCGGAAGTCATTCCGCTGATGGCCGAGGGCAAGATACTCCCCTATCTCGACATACCCTTCCAGCACGCTTCGCCGCAGGTTCTGAAGAACATGCGCCGCCCGGCGCATGGCGAAAAGACGCTGGAGCGCATTCGCGGCTGGCGCGAGACATGTCCCGATCTCGCGATCCGCTCGACCTTCATCGTCGGCTTTCCCGGCGAGACTGACGAGGATTTCGAGATGCTGCTCGACTGGCTGGACGAGGCCAAGATCGACCGCGCCGGCTGCTTCAAATACGAGCCTGTGAAGGGCGCGCGCTCGAACGATCTCGGTCTCGCACAGGTGCCTCAGGAGGTGAAGGAAGCCCGCTGGCATCGCTTCATGCAGCGCCAGCAGAAAATCTCGGCCGCCCGGCTGCAGAAGAAGGTCGGCAAGCGCCTGCCCGTCATCATCGACGAGGCGCATGGGCTATCGGCCAAGGGCCGCACAAAGTACGACGCGCCGGAAATCGACGGCTCGGTCCACATCCAGTCGCGCCGGCCGCTTCGCGCCGGCGATATCGTGACCGTCAAGGTTGAGCGGACGGATGCCTATGATCTCTACGGATCGGCGGTTTAA
- a CDS encoding BMP family ABC transporter substrate-binding protein, whose product MAAEAATKACYIYVGPIGDFGWSYQHHKGALEMQENLGGEENVELAYLESVPEGADAERAIERFARSGCNIIFTTSFGYMDPTNKVAGKFPDVKFEHATGYKREHPNVATYNSKFHEGRYVQGVIAAKMSKAGVAGYIASFPIPEVVMGINAFVLGAQSVNPDFKVKVVWANTWFDPGKEADAAKALIDQGVDIITQHTDSTAPMQVATERGIKAFGQASDMIKFGPETQLTSIVDDWGPYYTERVKAVIDGTWKQHDVWGGMKEGHVVMAPYTNMPDDVKKLAEETEAKIKSGEFNPFTGPIKKQDGSEWLKEGEVAEDGVLLGMNFYVQGVDDQLPK is encoded by the coding sequence ATGGCCGCGGAAGCAGCCACCAAGGCCTGCTACATCTATGTCGGGCCGATCGGCGACTTCGGCTGGTCCTATCAGCACCACAAGGGCGCGCTCGAGATGCAGGAGAATCTCGGCGGCGAGGAAAACGTCGAACTGGCCTATCTGGAAAGCGTGCCGGAAGGCGCCGACGCCGAACGCGCCATCGAACGTTTCGCCCGTTCGGGCTGCAATATCATCTTCACCACCTCGTTCGGTTACATGGACCCGACCAACAAGGTGGCTGGCAAGTTCCCGGACGTTAAGTTCGAGCATGCGACCGGCTACAAGCGCGAGCATCCGAACGTCGCGACCTACAACTCGAAATTCCATGAAGGCCGCTACGTGCAAGGCGTGATCGCGGCGAAGATGTCGAAGGCCGGCGTCGCCGGATACATCGCCTCCTTCCCAATCCCGGAAGTGGTGATGGGCATCAACGCCTTCGTGCTCGGCGCGCAGTCGGTCAATCCCGATTTCAAGGTCAAGGTGGTTTGGGCCAATACCTGGTTCGACCCGGGCAAAGAAGCCGACGCCGCAAAGGCGCTGATCGATCAGGGCGTCGACATCATTACCCAGCACACCGATTCGACGGCGCCCATGCAGGTGGCGACCGAGCGCGGCATCAAGGCGTTCGGCCAGGCTTCCGACATGATCAAGTTCGGTCCTGAGACGCAGCTCACCTCGATCGTCGACGACTGGGGTCCCTATTACACGGAACGCGTCAAGGCGGTCATAGACGGAACCTGGAAGCAGCACGATGTCTGGGGCGGCATGAAAGAAGGCCATGTCGTGATGGCGCCCTACACCAACATGCCTGACGACGTGAAGAAGCTCGCCGAAGAGACCGAAGCCAAGATCAAGTCCGGCGAATTCAACCCTTTCACGGGTCCGATCAAAAAACAGGACGGCTCGGAATGGCTGAAGGAGGGCGAGGTCGCCGAGGACGGCGTGCTGCTCGGCATGAACTTCTACGTCCAGGGCGTGGACGACCAGCTGCCGAAGTGA